In Prosthecochloris sp. GSB1, the following proteins share a genomic window:
- a CDS encoding RnfABCDGE type electron transport complex subunit D — MESVKLKVSYAPFVRSKDSIESVMYNVALALAPATIMSVYLFGMSALVLTAVAIASCIGFEWMMDKARKKPASCLDGSAMVTGLLIALNVPANLPLWMVVIGSFIAIAASKHVFGGLGYNVFNPALVARVFLLISFPAAMTSWPLPFSVDMQTAASPLGILKTDGLEAAVASVSLRNGFFGVMNGSLGETSALALLAGAAWLLYKRYITLTIPLTLIGSVFLFTGLFYLVDPGTYASPVFHMVTGGLVLGAFFMATDMVTSPISMRGQIIFGLGCGLLTAVIRLWGGYPEGVSFAILIMNGFVPLLDRWDQSDRKAKHQKKSETK; from the coding sequence ATGGAATCAGTAAAACTTAAAGTTTCATACGCACCGTTCGTTCGTTCAAAAGACTCGATCGAATCGGTGATGTACAACGTCGCCCTGGCTCTTGCCCCGGCGACGATCATGTCCGTCTACCTCTTCGGAATGAGCGCATTGGTCCTTACCGCGGTGGCCATTGCCAGTTGCATCGGATTCGAGTGGATGATGGACAAGGCCAGAAAAAAACCGGCGAGTTGCCTCGACGGCAGCGCGATGGTGACCGGCCTCCTGATCGCCCTGAACGTTCCGGCGAATCTCCCGCTATGGATGGTCGTCATCGGTTCGTTCATCGCTATCGCCGCGTCGAAGCACGTGTTCGGAGGGCTTGGCTACAATGTCTTTAACCCGGCGCTCGTCGCGAGGGTGTTCCTGCTGATCTCGTTCCCGGCGGCCATGACGAGCTGGCCGCTGCCCTTCTCTGTGGACATGCAGACGGCGGCCTCTCCCCTCGGCATTCTTAAAACCGACGGACTCGAGGCCGCCGTGGCTTCGGTCAGCCTGCGGAACGGCTTTTTCGGCGTCATGAACGGCAGCCTCGGTGAAACATCGGCCCTCGCGCTCCTCGCCGGAGCCGCCTGGCTGCTCTACAAGCGCTACATCACCCTGACGATCCCCCTGACCCTGATCGGCTCGGTATTCCTCTTCACGGGCCTCTTTTACCTGGTCGATCCGGGAACCTACGCTTCACCGGTCTTTCACATGGTGACCGGCGGCCTTGTCCTCGGCGCATTCTTCATGGCGACCGACATGGTCACCTCGCCGATCTCCATGCGGGGACAGATCATTTTCGGTCTCGGATGCGGTCTCCTGACGGCGGTCATCCGTCTCTGGGGAGGCTATCCCGAAGGCGTTTCCTTCGCTATCCTCATCATGAACGGTTTCGTACCGCTGCTCGACCGCTGGGATCAGAGCGACAGAAAAGCAAA
- the rsxC gene encoding electron transport complex subunit RsxC, which produces MKTFAIGGIHPPERKLTESSAIEVMPVPAELAISMNQHLGKPAKPVVKAGDDVKKGQLVGEADGFISANVHASTSGKVKSVKPHAHPGGQYAMTVFLTPDGKDEWAEGLDTPPVDWKSFSRDEIVAKVKDAGVVGMGGAGFPTNVKLSPPPDKNIDTIILNGAECEPFLTADHRLMVESPAEVVAGLEIIASLFAGQAKAWIGIESNKQDAIDALKKHASPKGIEIVALKTKYPQGAEKQLINAITGRTIAEGELPFDKGCLVQNIGTAVAIHDAVCRNRPLVERVVTVSGMEISKRKNVLARIGTTFRDIVDFCGSLSEKTNQVICGGPMMGKALFTLDAPVVKTTSGLLFLNNTAVEKSRERTCIRCGKCVDVCPQSLEPWLLANTAQLRKFDEILDFGLMNCTECGSCTFVCPSKRELVHWIKYAKALVNNRQKRKSA; this is translated from the coding sequence ATGAAGACATTCGCCATAGGCGGGATTCACCCGCCTGAAAGGAAACTCACAGAGAGTTCGGCAATAGAGGTCATGCCTGTTCCGGCCGAACTGGCTATATCCATGAACCAGCATCTCGGCAAACCCGCCAAACCGGTCGTCAAGGCTGGCGACGATGTTAAAAAAGGGCAACTTGTCGGTGAAGCCGACGGTTTCATCTCGGCCAATGTCCATGCAAGCACGAGCGGAAAGGTCAAATCAGTCAAGCCGCACGCGCATCCTGGCGGCCAGTACGCGATGACCGTGTTTCTCACTCCGGACGGCAAGGACGAATGGGCCGAGGGCCTCGACACGCCTCCCGTTGACTGGAAAAGTTTTTCCAGGGATGAGATCGTCGCGAAAGTGAAAGACGCGGGCGTCGTCGGCATGGGCGGCGCTGGCTTTCCTACCAACGTCAAGCTCTCGCCGCCTCCCGACAAGAACATCGACACGATTATTCTCAACGGCGCCGAGTGCGAGCCGTTCCTGACCGCCGACCATCGGCTCATGGTCGAGTCTCCGGCGGAAGTCGTGGCCGGACTCGAAATCATCGCCTCCCTTTTCGCCGGGCAGGCGAAAGCCTGGATCGGCATCGAATCGAACAAGCAGGATGCGATCGACGCCCTGAAGAAACACGCCTCGCCGAAAGGCATTGAAATCGTCGCCCTGAAAACAAAGTATCCCCAGGGAGCTGAAAAACAGCTCATCAACGCCATCACCGGCAGAACCATCGCTGAAGGCGAACTGCCCTTCGACAAGGGCTGCCTCGTGCAAAACATCGGCACCGCGGTCGCCATCCACGATGCCGTCTGCCGCAACAGGCCTCTCGTCGAACGAGTCGTCACGGTCTCCGGCATGGAGATATCGAAGCGCAAGAACGTGCTCGCGCGCATCGGCACGACATTCCGCGACATCGTCGATTTCTGCGGAAGCCTTTCCGAAAAGACCAACCAGGTCATATGCGGAGGGCCCATGATGGGAAAAGCCCTCTTCACCCTCGACGCTCCGGTGGTCAAAACCACGTCCGGCCTGCTCTTCCTGAACAATACCGCCGTTGAAAAGTCCAGGGAACGAACCTGCATACGCTGCGGAAAATGCGTTGACGTCTGCCCGCAAAGCCTAGAACCGTGGCTGCTCGCAAACACCGCCCAGCTCCGAAAATTCGACGAGATACTCGACTTCGGCCTGATGAACTGCACCGAATGCGGCAGTTGCACGTTCGTCTGTCCCTCGAAACGCGAACTGGTCCACTGGATCAAGTATGCGAAAGCACTCGTCAACAACCGACAGAAACGCAAATCAGCCTAA
- a CDS encoding Fe-S cluster domain-containing protein, giving the protein MISEAFIPAVTSLGAVALALGLIIHYVSKKFHVEEDPTVTLVNGILPGVNCGACGYPSCGQFAEVLVETKDSSMSCPVGGADLAEKLGQTLGITMAEPKPQIAVLLCQGDNDTARETAEYLGIQDCWAATQAYVGPKQCRYSCIGLGSCIAFCDFDAMRLENGLVVIDKDLCTGCEACISACPTGVLVMQEKKAERYFIACNSHDKGAATKKACDAGCIACQKCVKVCEDDAIVIDRFLATIVQEKCTACGKCIEVCPTKVNCIRLENDLQAVKQKKAS; this is encoded by the coding sequence ATGATCAGTGAAGCATTCATACCGGCAGTAACCAGCCTCGGGGCCGTAGCCCTCGCGCTCGGACTCATCATCCACTACGTCTCCAAGAAGTTTCATGTGGAAGAGGACCCGACGGTGACCCTTGTCAACGGCATCCTGCCGGGAGTCAACTGCGGAGCCTGCGGTTACCCGAGCTGCGGACAGTTCGCAGAGGTTCTCGTCGAAACGAAGGATTCCAGCATGTCCTGCCCGGTCGGCGGAGCTGATCTTGCAGAAAAGCTCGGCCAGACGCTCGGCATCACCATGGCCGAACCCAAACCGCAGATAGCCGTGCTGCTCTGTCAGGGAGACAACGACACGGCCCGTGAAACCGCCGAATACCTCGGAATCCAGGACTGCTGGGCGGCGACACAGGCCTATGTCGGTCCGAAACAGTGCCGTTACTCCTGTATCGGTCTCGGGTCGTGCATCGCGTTCTGTGATTTCGACGCCATGCGTCTTGAAAACGGCCTCGTCGTGATCGACAAGGATCTCTGCACCGGATGCGAAGCCTGCATTTCGGCCTGTCCGACCGGCGTTCTCGTCATGCAGGAAAAAAAGGCCGAACGCTACTTCATCGCCTGCAATTCACACGACAAGGGAGCCGCGACGAAAAAAGCGTGCGACGCCGGCTGTATCGCCTGCCAGAAATGCGTCAAGGTCTGCGAGGATGACGCAATCGTTATCGACAGGTTCCTCGCAACAATCGTCCAGGAAAAATGCACGGCCTGCGGCAAGTGCATAGAAGTCTGTCCGACGAAAGTCAACTGCATTCGCCTGGAAAACGACCTGCAAGCCGTGAAACAAAAAAAAGCCTCATAA
- a CDS encoding SoxR reducing system RseC family protein, translating into MKTYDGKAEVELNCSESSKDSVHCGACSMSSRPSGKRETVIADNAVGAKTGDIVICELKEHAEIKSALLLLIGPLVLFMITLGTAGAMGMELWQSFIAGLTVLALTYVVLQRLLKNKTYYYIEGIK; encoded by the coding sequence GTGAAAACATATGACGGGAAAGCAGAGGTCGAGCTGAACTGCAGCGAGTCGTCGAAAGACAGTGTTCATTGCGGAGCGTGCTCGATGAGCAGCCGGCCGTCCGGCAAACGGGAAACAGTCATAGCCGACAACGCCGTGGGAGCGAAAACCGGCGATATCGTCATATGCGAACTGAAGGAACATGCGGAAATCAAGTCCGCGCTCCTGTTGCTTATCGGCCCTCTCGTCCTGTTCATGATCACCCTGGGCACAGCCGGAGCAATGGGCATGGAACTCTGGCAGTCCTTCATCGCGGGACTGACCGTTCTCGCCCTGACCTACGTCGTGCTGCAGCGGCTGTTGAAAAACAAAACCTATTACTACATCGAAGGAATTAAATAG
- the purB gene encoding adenylosuccinate lyase, whose product MIPRYSPKDMAALWTDEAKFERWLQLEIAAVEARVEAGIVPRSALDTIKKNAKFSVTEILEIEKETNHDVIAFLTNVNSYVGPESRYIHEGLTSSDVVDTCLAMQMRDAGRILLKDVEALVAVLSERAIEFKYTLEMGRTHGIHAEPTTFGLKLLLWRQEMLRNLDRLKRAIEVISVGKISGAVGTYQHLPPEIEAAVCEKLGLEPSSISTQILQRDRHAEFLTTLAIIASSIEKFSVELRHLQRTEVRETEEFFGKGQKGSSAMPHKRNPITFERLTGLARVVRSNSIAGMENVALWHERDISHSSVERVVMPDSTIALCYMLRTFSKAVKNLLVYPERMQENFDTSYGLTLSQTLLLALTGKGLTREEAYRLVQRNAMKSWENKVPLKKHVLADGEILEHLPAQTIEQLFSPENILAKLRKSVDAIFARNGL is encoded by the coding sequence TTGATACCACGTTACTCACCCAAGGACATGGCCGCCCTCTGGACGGACGAAGCCAAATTCGAACGATGGCTGCAACTTGAAATCGCCGCGGTGGAAGCCCGTGTGGAAGCGGGCATCGTTCCGCGCTCAGCCCTTGACACCATAAAGAAAAACGCAAAGTTCAGCGTCACCGAGATCCTCGAGATAGAAAAGGAGACAAACCACGACGTCATCGCGTTCCTGACGAACGTCAACAGTTACGTCGGGCCTGAATCGCGCTACATTCACGAAGGGCTGACCTCCTCGGACGTTGTCGATACCTGTCTGGCGATGCAGATGCGGGACGCTGGACGAATTCTTCTCAAAGACGTCGAGGCGCTCGTGGCGGTTCTTTCCGAACGGGCCATCGAGTTCAAGTACACCCTCGAAATGGGACGCACGCATGGCATCCATGCCGAACCGACGACTTTCGGCCTCAAACTGCTCCTCTGGCGCCAGGAAATGCTCCGCAACCTCGACCGCCTGAAACGAGCGATAGAAGTGATTTCCGTAGGTAAAATCTCGGGCGCCGTAGGAACCTATCAGCATCTTCCGCCCGAAATCGAGGCCGCCGTCTGCGAAAAACTCGGGCTCGAACCTTCTTCCATTTCGACCCAGATTCTGCAAAGGGACCGCCACGCGGAATTTCTTACGACGCTGGCGATCATAGCGTCCTCCATCGAAAAATTCTCGGTCGAACTCCGTCACCTGCAGCGAACTGAAGTACGAGAGACCGAAGAGTTTTTCGGCAAGGGACAGAAAGGCAGTTCAGCCATGCCGCACAAACGCAACCCCATAACGTTCGAACGCCTGACCGGCCTGGCCCGTGTCGTCCGCTCGAACTCGATAGCCGGAATGGAAAACGTCGCCCTCTGGCACGAACGCGACATCTCGCACTCTTCCGTCGAGCGCGTGGTGATGCCCGATTCGACGATAGCGCTCTGCTACATGCTGCGGACCTTTTCGAAAGCCGTGAAAAACCTGCTGGTCTATCCCGAAAGAATGCAGGAGAACTTCGATACCTCTTACGGGCTCACGCTTTCCCAGACCCTGTTGCTCGCCCTGACGGGCAAAGGCCTCACCCGCGAGGAAGCCTACCGGCTCGTGCAGAGAAACGCCATGAAAAGCTGGGAGAACAAGGTTCCGCTCAAGAAACATGTGCTCGCCGACGGCGAGATACTCGAACACTTGCCGGCTCAAACGATCGAACAGCTTTTCTCTCCGGAAAACATCCTCGCGAAACTGAGAAAAAGCGTCGATGCCATCTTCGCCCGCAACGGTCTCTGA